A window of Verrucomicrobiia bacterium contains these coding sequences:
- a CDS encoding TonB C-terminal domain-containing protein has protein sequence MNANDIKNRLQGRVGKAGVASASADGQSGAWNGVKETSEANAYFVLIRDVYYQSWNQPALGADNKLAAILKIRVGKSGNILKTTLEQSSGNAIFDHSIQEVARKVKSVGAPLPEVLGAQFADISIVFEF, from the coding sequence ATGAATGCAAATGACATTAAAAATCGTCTTCAAGGCAGGGTGGGTAAGGCAGGAGTTGCTAGTGCTTCAGCCGATGGTCAATCCGGTGCTTGGAATGGGGTGAAAGAAACTTCTGAGGCCAATGCTTATTTTGTTTTAATTCGCGATGTTTATTACCAATCCTGGAATCAACCCGCTCTGGGGGCCGATAATAAGTTAGCTGCGATTTTAAAAATTCGAGTCGGAAAATCCGGAAATATTTTAAAAACAACTTTGGAGCAAAGCTCAGGCAATGCTATATTTGATCACTCCATTCAAGAGGTTGCTCGCAAGGTAAAATCCGTAGGCGCGCCTTTGCCTGAGGTTTTAGGCGCTCAATTTGCTGATATTTCTATTGTTTTTGAATTTTAA
- a CDS encoding cytoplasmic protein — protein MDQFDSFTASQLYCPKCQKPMPVREKLLLVLPDKEIYDYLCIGCATSLGQREVSLSEQPLRSLVRKSRLKKKNS, from the coding sequence ATGGATCAGTTTGACTCCTTTACCGCCTCTCAACTTTATTGTCCGAAATGCCAAAAACCCATGCCGGTTCGCGAAAAGCTTTTGCTCGTTTTGCCGGATAAAGAAATTTACGATTATTTATGCATCGGATGCGCGACTTCTTTAGGGCAACGAGAAGTTTCTTTGAGTGAACAACCTCTGCGTTCACTCGTGCGAAAATCGCGTTTAAAAAAGAAAAACTCTTAA
- a CDS encoding MotA/TolQ/ExbB proton channel family protein, which yields MLKTFFMFPLFLPLAEVNRLQYAFQASTFEGKMVIILLLIGSIFSWSVMVAKLLEVRKAHRSNAQFLKDFRRDPNPLTLFSKPFHYLGSPLFQIFRAGCRELAFQKTGSTEVDDTFIDRIQSTHKISTTAMNSVKSAMERAVGESALKLEDKMVLLATAVSGAPFLGLLGTVWGVMDTFTGVAMAGAANLAAMAPGVSGALTTTVTGLLVAIPAMFGYNYLVSTIRALTVGMDNFAGELAAALEHHYLEIRS from the coding sequence ATGCTAAAAACTTTTTTTATGTTCCCACTTTTTTTGCCACTCGCTGAAGTCAATCGTTTGCAGTATGCGTTTCAAGCTTCCACGTTCGAAGGCAAAATGGTTATTATCCTTTTGTTAATCGGATCCATTTTTAGTTGGTCGGTGATGGTTGCTAAACTTTTGGAAGTGCGAAAGGCGCATCGTAGTAATGCGCAATTTTTGAAGGATTTTCGAAGAGATCCTAATCCTTTGACACTTTTTTCAAAACCTTTTCATTATTTGGGTTCACCACTTTTTCAGATTTTTCGTGCAGGTTGTAGAGAGCTAGCTTTTCAAAAAACGGGCTCGACTGAAGTGGATGACACTTTTATTGATCGGATTCAAAGCACTCATAAAATTTCAACCACTGCCATGAATTCGGTGAAATCGGCTATGGAACGAGCGGTGGGCGAAAGTGCGTTAAAATTGGAAGATAAAATGGTGTTGTTGGCAACCGCAGTGAGTGGTGCGCCTTTTTTAGGTTTGCTGGGAACGGTTTGGGGCGTAATGGACACTTTCACGGGTGTTGCCATGGCAGGAGCCGCAAATTTGGCTGCGATGGCACCCGGAGTTTCAGGGGCGCTCACGACGACTGTGACCGGTTTGTTGGTCGCGATTCCTGCAATGTTTGGTTACAATTATTTGGTGTCAACCATTCGCGCGCTCACGGTTGGAATGGATAATTTTGCTGGAGAATTGGCTGCGGCGTTGGAACATCATTATCTTGAAATTCGGTCATGA
- the ftsH gene encoding ATP-dependent zinc metalloprotease FtsH has product MNWRSLLLFSLAMLLMLLFVYARQGAANLSKELSYQPEFLTALKEDRIKSVEIVVDNSTGEEKLRGKYVVDGKERDFWVAINLNFNRDLYQTLNDSKVPVKMVYSTNWLASGLFSFLPVLLILLILYFMFRQQIKMAGKSAFNFGKSRSKMVARDKNRVFFKDVAGVEEAKEEVQEIVEFLKDPKKFQKLGGKIPKGVLMVGPPGTGKTLLAKAIAGEADVPFFSISGSDFVEMFVGVGASRVRDLFEQGKRNAPCLIFIDEIDAVGRSRGHGVGGGNDEREQTLNALLVEMDGFDTQEGIIIIAATNRKDVLDPALLRPGRFDREVHINLPDIKGREEILKVHAQKIKLSADVDLAVIARGTPGYSGAELANVINEAALLAAKYGKAAVTQPELEEARDKVRWGRERRSMAMTLEEKKTTAYHEAGHAILNLLLENTDPLHKVSIIPRGPALGVTMMLPEADRYNTRRKELVDDLCVTMGGRVAEEVFLGDISSGASGDIRQATWYARKMVCEWGMSEKMGMIQYDEREDLVFLGRDIGRNRSYSEETQREIDHEVKKLIDDAYSRAKKLVSENRDKLEAIAKALLEYETLDGQHIKEILEHGRLINPPSKPTPPKSESSSSSASGEKKGEKDKGDFQFPEGLNPAPIGA; this is encoded by the coding sequence ATGAATTGGAGGAGTCTATTGCTCTTTTCGTTGGCGATGCTGCTGATGTTGTTGTTTGTTTATGCGCGTCAGGGCGCGGCTAATCTCTCCAAAGAGCTTTCTTATCAACCGGAATTTTTAACTGCTTTAAAAGAAGATCGCATTAAAAGTGTGGAAATTGTTGTGGATAATTCCACGGGCGAAGAAAAGTTGCGCGGCAAATATGTGGTGGACGGAAAAGAAAGGGATTTTTGGGTGGCGATCAATCTCAATTTTAATCGCGATCTATATCAGACTCTGAACGATTCCAAAGTGCCAGTAAAAATGGTTTATAGCACTAACTGGTTGGCTTCTGGGCTCTTCAGTTTTTTGCCGGTTCTTTTGATTTTGCTTATTTTATATTTCATGTTTCGTCAGCAAATTAAAATGGCGGGTAAAAGCGCATTTAATTTTGGAAAGAGTCGAAGCAAAATGGTGGCGCGAGATAAAAATCGCGTTTTCTTTAAAGATGTAGCGGGTGTGGAAGAGGCGAAAGAGGAAGTTCAAGAGATTGTAGAATTTTTGAAAGATCCTAAAAAATTTCAAAAGTTGGGCGGTAAGATTCCCAAAGGGGTTTTGATGGTAGGGCCTCCAGGAACGGGTAAAACTTTGTTGGCAAAAGCGATTGCGGGCGAAGCGGATGTTCCATTTTTTAGTATTAGCGGCTCTGATTTTGTGGAGATGTTTGTGGGTGTGGGTGCTTCGCGTGTGCGCGATCTTTTTGAGCAGGGGAAACGTAATGCGCCTTGCTTGATTTTTATTGATGAAATTGATGCGGTAGGGCGTTCTCGCGGGCACGGCGTGGGGGGTGGCAATGATGAGCGAGAGCAAACATTGAATGCGTTATTAGTGGAGATGGATGGGTTTGATACTCAGGAGGGGATCATTATTATTGCTGCAACAAATCGCAAAGATGTTTTAGATCCCGCGTTGTTGCGTCCGGGTCGATTCGATCGCGAAGTGCATATTAATTTGCCTGATATCAAAGGGCGCGAAGAAATTCTTAAGGTGCATGCGCAAAAAATTAAACTTTCTGCCGATGTGGATTTGGCGGTAATTGCTCGTGGCACTCCAGGTTATTCGGGCGCGGAATTAGCTAATGTGATTAACGAAGCGGCGCTTTTGGCGGCGAAATATGGCAAAGCCGCGGTGACTCAACCTGAGTTGGAGGAGGCTCGTGACAAGGTGCGTTGGGGTCGGGAGCGACGCAGTATGGCTATGACTTTGGAGGAAAAGAAGACAACGGCTTATCACGAAGCGGGTCATGCCATTCTTAATTTGCTTTTGGAGAACACCGATCCTTTGCATAAAGTGAGCATTATTCCGCGCGGCCCAGCTTTGGGTGTGACGATGATGTTGCCAGAAGCGGATCGTTATAACACACGTCGTAAAGAGCTGGTTGATGATCTTTGTGTGACCATGGGTGGACGCGTGGCGGAGGAAGTTTTTCTAGGCGACATTTCTAGTGGAGCTAGCGGCGATATTCGACAAGCCACGTGGTATGCTCGCAAGATGGTTTGTGAATGGGGCATGAGCGAAAAAATGGGCATGATTCAATATGATGAGCGTGAGGATCTTGTTTTCTTAGGCCGCGATATTGGTCGTAATCGCAGTTACAGCGAAGAAACACAGCGCGAAATTGATCATGAAGTGAAGAAGTTGATTGATGACGCTTATTCACGCGCGAAAAAATTAGTTTCTGAAAATCGCGATAAACTTGAGGCCATTGCTAAGGCGCTGTTGGAATACGAAACACTTGATGGTCAGCATATCAAAGAAATATTGGAGCATGGTCGTCTTATTAATCCTCCTTCCAAACCGACTCCGCCAAAATCGGAATCTTCTTCATCCAGTGCTTCGGGAGAGAAGAAAGGAGAAAAAGACAAAGGAGATTTCCAATTTCCTGAAGGTTTAAATCCTGCGCCGATTGGAGCTTAA
- a CDS encoding DPP IV N-terminal domain-containing protein: MRYFICVISLFLIVSVQAQVVITGSGKAPVSIENFQVSSDGKNILMKDLQQSGVIEVVSQGQARYRVEGVLEDSTLKSRLIEARQNQVMFNRSYMGNIRDTIHQFADDIVQAITGSPGIATTQIAFISKATGAKELYVMSLDGVAVRQITRDRSISGSPAFSPDASQVAYTSYKSGYPDVYVVDLKTGQRNRVAGFPGLNSGAAFSPSGSRLALTLSKSGNPEIYTMSASGGSLVRVTKTRGAEASPSWSPNGDSLVFASDDRGSPQIYIASAQGGDMKRLNTGFLYATEPVWSPDGKKIAFNARIGGSFQICLYDLQTQQTRQLTKSSNNEDPSWTRNSRHLVFSRNGQLVLLDTFSLETYEIKTGLSQCTEPSCSK; encoded by the coding sequence ATGCGTTATTTTATTTGTGTTATCTCTCTTTTCTTAATTGTTAGTGTTCAAGCTCAAGTTGTCATTACTGGAAGTGGAAAAGCTCCGGTTTCTATCGAAAATTTTCAAGTTTCTTCCGATGGTAAAAATATTTTGATGAAAGATTTACAACAATCGGGCGTGATTGAGGTGGTTTCTCAAGGTCAAGCGCGTTACCGAGTGGAAGGTGTATTGGAAGATAGCACTTTAAAAAGTCGTTTAATTGAAGCGCGACAAAATCAAGTGATGTTCAATCGCTCTTATATGGGCAATATTCGGGATACGATTCATCAATTTGCCGACGATATCGTTCAAGCTATTACAGGTTCTCCCGGTATCGCTACCACTCAAATTGCGTTTATTTCTAAGGCGACCGGCGCTAAAGAACTTTATGTGATGAGTTTGGACGGCGTTGCCGTTCGTCAAATTACTCGTGATCGAAGCATCAGTGGCTCGCCCGCTTTTTCTCCCGATGCTAGCCAAGTGGCTTATACTTCTTATAAAAGTGGCTACCCTGATGTGTATGTGGTTGATTTGAAAACTGGCCAGCGCAATCGTGTTGCGGGATTTCCTGGGTTAAATTCTGGAGCAGCTTTTTCGCCATCGGGTAGTCGTCTTGCGCTAACTCTTAGCAAAAGTGGAAATCCTGAAATTTATACCATGAGCGCAAGTGGTGGTTCTTTGGTTCGCGTTACCAAAACGCGCGGTGCTGAAGCCTCGCCCAGTTGGTCGCCTAATGGCGATTCGTTGGTTTTTGCTAGTGACGATCGAGGATCCCCTCAAATTTATATCGCTTCGGCTCAGGGTGGTGACATGAAGCGATTAAACACGGGTTTCCTCTACGCGACTGAGCCGGTTTGGTCACCTGACGGAAAAAAAATTGCTTTCAATGCTCGCATTGGGGGTTCTTTTCAAATTTGTCTTTACGATTTGCAGACACAACAGACGCGTCAACTCACTAAAAGTTCCAACAACGAAGATCCCAGTTGGACTCGCAATTCGCGTCACCTTGTTTTTTCTCGCAATGGCCAATTGGTTTTGTTAGACACTTTTTCTCTGGAAACTTATGAAATCAAAACTGGGCTAAGTCAATGCACGGAACCCAGTTGCTCCAAATAA
- a CDS encoding GIY-YIG nuclease family protein, translated as MYQVYILQNPKNRYYIGISENIEVRLAQHNNNQSRWTKNKGPWQLIWQSATMTLSEARKLENKLKRQKTGNGFYQMTGLNRTC; from the coding sequence ATGTATCAGGTTTACATTCTGCAAAATCCAAAGAATCGTTATTACATTGGCATTTCAGAAAATATAGAAGTCAGACTTGCCCAACATAACAATAATCAATCACGGTGGACAAAAAATAAAGGTCCATGGCAACTCATTTGGCAAAGTGCAACCATGACTTTATCAGAAGCGAGAAAACTGGAAAATAAACTTAAACGGCAAAAGACAGGCAACGGCTTTTATCAAATGACTGGGTTAAACCGAACTTGTTAG
- a CDS encoding zinc metallopeptidase, with protein MFWIIFIGTMAISFLAVMRVKATYLRYSRVPASSGYNGAEVAHQILRAAGIDDVEICEKRGTLADHYDPIHKRLVLSSENYHGTSVAALGVAAHECGHAIQHKIAYAPLKWRMAAIGATTFANQIVLWIPILGMFTGLIAPYTGLLIMAIAWGIIMLFNLVTLPVEFDASRRAKVILGKMSFIQEGKEAQGVNNVLNAAGWTYVAAFITSLVYFLWYLLPLLGGGRRN; from the coding sequence ATGTTTTGGATTATTTTTATTGGTACGATGGCAATTTCTTTTCTCGCTGTCATGCGAGTCAAGGCGACTTATTTGCGTTACTCTCGAGTGCCTGCGAGTTCAGGTTACAATGGCGCAGAGGTGGCTCATCAGATTTTGCGAGCGGCTGGCATTGATGATGTCGAGATTTGTGAAAAACGGGGAACATTAGCCGATCATTATGATCCTATTCATAAACGTTTGGTGCTTTCTTCGGAAAATTATCATGGCACTTCCGTCGCCGCATTGGGAGTGGCGGCTCATGAATGCGGTCATGCCATTCAACATAAAATTGCTTACGCTCCATTAAAATGGCGTATGGCAGCGATTGGCGCCACCACGTTTGCCAATCAAATTGTTTTATGGATTCCTATTTTAGGCATGTTTACAGGATTGATAGCTCCTTACACAGGGCTATTAATCATGGCGATTGCTTGGGGGATTATTATGTTGTTTAACTTGGTTACCTTACCCGTAGAGTTCGACGCCTCACGTCGGGCTAAAGTCATTTTAGGAAAAATGAGCTTTATCCAAGAGGGCAAAGAGGCACAAGGCGTAAATAACGTTTTAAATGCCGCAGGTTGGACTTATGTCGCAGCCTTTATTACATCACTGGTTTATTTCTTGTGGTATTTATTGCCGTTATTAGGTGGCGGACGTCGTAATTAG
- a CDS encoding biopolymer transporter ExbD translates to MKRFSQRTGFSSLAELNITPLLDLAFVLLIIFVITTPLLEQGISIATPSSSPTPSALDLQSVKMISINKQGEIFLEKEAVPLSMLEARLHQLKVQDEKVAIGIRADKHLAYEKIIEVLDALQRSGVTQFGLITRVED, encoded by the coding sequence ATGAAACGGTTTTCGCAAAGGACGGGCTTTTCTTCTCTGGCGGAATTAAATATCACGCCGCTTTTAGATTTGGCTTTTGTTCTTTTAATTATTTTTGTGATTACTACGCCACTGCTCGAACAAGGTATTTCTATTGCGACTCCTTCTAGCAGTCCGACACCTTCCGCTTTAGATCTTCAATCGGTCAAAATGATTTCCATTAATAAACAAGGCGAAATTTTTTTAGAAAAAGAAGCGGTTCCTTTGAGCATGCTGGAAGCGCGATTGCATCAACTTAAGGTTCAAGATGAGAAAGTGGCTATTGGTATTCGAGCTGATAAACATTTGGCTTATGAAAAAATTATTGAAGTATTAGATGCTTTGCAGCGTTCAGGAGTTACTCAGTTTGGTCTTATCACGCGAGTGGAGGATTAA